One segment of Theobroma cacao cultivar B97-61/B2 chromosome 9, Criollo_cocoa_genome_V2, whole genome shotgun sequence DNA contains the following:
- the LOC18587859 gene encoding CBL-interacting serine/threonine-protein kinase 6 translates to MGEKTKSDHSALLHGKYELGRMLGHGTFAKVYHARNLQTGKSVAMKVVGKEKVIKVGMMDQIKREISVMKMVKHPHIVELHEVMASKSKIYFAMELVRGGELFSKIAKGRLKEDLARVYFQQLVSAIDFCHSRGVYHRDLKPENLLLDEDGNLKVTDFGLSAFSEHLKQDGLLHTTCGTPAYVAPEVIGKKGYDGAKADIWSCGVILYVLLAGFLPFQDDNLVAMYRKIYRGDFKCPPWFSPEARRLITKLLDPNPSTRITISKIMDSSWFKKSMPKTVRTKEELEFEAFNGDKSSKPETLNAFHIISLSEGFDLSPLFEEKKREEKGELRFATTRPASSVISRLEEVAKSMKFSVKKSESRVRLQGQECGRKGKLAIAADIFAVTPSFLVVEVKKDHGDTLEYNQFCSKELRPALKDIVWTSPAENSTLT, encoded by the coding sequence ATGGGGGAGAAAACTAAAAGTGATCACTCGGCTTTGCTTCATGGAAAGTACGAGCTTGGTCGCATGTTGGGTCATGGAACCTTCGCCAAAGTCTACCATGCACGGAATCTTCAGACGGGGAAGAGTGTTGCCATGAAAGTTGTTGGCAAAGAGAAGGTGATTAAAGTTGGGATGATGGACCAGATCAAGCGAGAGATTTCCGTTATGAAGATGGTGAAACACCCCCATATAGTTGAGTTGCATGAAGTCATGGCGAGTAAGTCCAAGATTTACTTTGCCATGGAACTAGTTCGTGGTGGAGAGCTCTTCTCTAAGATTGCCAAGGGTCGGCTCAAGGAAGACCTGGCAAGAGTTTATTTTCAGCAGTTGGTTTCCGCTATCGATTTCTGTCATAGCCGTGGGGTTTACCACCGCGATTTGAAGCCGGAGAATTTGCTCTTAGATGAAGATGGCAACTTGAAGGTTACAGATTTTGGACTCAGTGCTTTCTCGGAACACTTGAAACAAGATGGATTGTTGCACACTACTTGCGGAACACCGGCTTATGTGGCGCCTGAAGTTATTGGGAAAAAAGGGTACGATGGAGCTAAGGCAGatatttggtcttgtggggTGATTCTTTATGTGCTTCTTGCCGGGTTCCTACCATTTCAAGATGATAACTTGGTGGCCATGTATAGGAAGATTTATAGGGGAGATTTCAAGTGCCCACCTTGGTTTTCCCCTGAAGCTCGAAGATTAATCACCAAGCTTTTAGACCCAAATCCAAGTACCCGAATCACCATCTCAAAGATCATGGACTCGTCTTGGTTCAAGAAATCTATGCCCAAGACCGTGAGAACCAAGGAAGAGTTAGAGTTTGAAGCATTCAATGGTGACAAATCATCCAAGCCTGAGACGTTGAACGCCTTTCATATCATTTCCTTGTCTGAGGGCTTTGATTTATCGCCTCTGTTCgaagagaagaagagagaagagaaagggGAGCTGAGATTCGCTACAACAAGGCCGGCAAGCAGTGTAATATCGAGACTGGAGGAGGTGGCCAAGTCGATGAAATTCAGCGTCAAGAAGAGCGAGTCAAGAGTGAGGTTGCAGGGTCAGGAATGTGGAAGGAAAGGGAAGTTAGCAATTGCTGCTGACATATTTGCAGTGACGCCGTCGTTTTTGGTGGTGGAAGTTAAAAAAGACCATGGTGATACCCTTGAGTACAACCAGTTTTGCAGTAAAGAACTCCGACCGGCGCTTAAGGACATTGTCTGGACGTCACCCGCCGAGAACTCGACACTGACTTGA
- the LOC18587862 gene encoding cytochrome c oxidase assembly factor 6, translating into MALETYASGKQDEIHTDVLLKARQACYKARDAFYSCLEKQSDKKPTEIGSVGLLYPTECKGSREEFVKHCRASWVKHFDRQYCMTKRTQRLLDDRETRRGPLLLPQPHTFKPPTSP; encoded by the exons ATGGCGCTTGAAACTTATGCATCAGGAAAACAAGATGAAATCCACACTGACGTGCTTCTGAAAGCCAGGCAAGCATGCTACAAG GCTCGTGATGCGTTTTATTCTTGCTTGGAAAAGCAATCGGACAAGAAACCCACTGAAATCGGGTCAGTGGGGCTGCTTTACCCCACTGAATGCAAAGGCTCCAGGGAAGAGTTCGTTAAGCATTGCCGTGCTTCTTGG GTGAAgcattttgataggcagtatTGTATGACGAAGAGGACGCAGAGGTTGCTTGATGATAGGGAAACGAGGAGAGGTCCGTTGTTACTTCCACAGCCTCACACTTTCAAGCCTCCAACCTCTCCTTGA